The following are from one region of the Brienomyrus brachyistius isolate T26 chromosome 4, BBRACH_0.4, whole genome shotgun sequence genome:
- the LOC125740344 gene encoding uncharacterized protein LOC125740344, producing MTDRKKRRKQRRRKHLEEPISLGACSLANTWPLAEGEREELVLGSDPEPLYLGAYSLARLWAPSDDDEEDEPFTFPVLDPIPPEQLPPLDRYSYRPERLANWGGFRAVRDSIPRVPRVPKRIAPVSPSQDLPVLPALSAQLPPLQPAQPEQPSPLSATSAQLPPPAACQSEQPPLPADPTPVQLPLPADPDPVQPPLPAETTPTPKAPSLPLLQPAAPGQAPPPAATCSSRAGAPSTACPSDFAPSDCSVLAPSSLTPIEGRFVCVPQGKGTQTSDWGPTRPAPWLALPRLR from the coding sequence atgacagaccgtaagaaaaggaggaagcagaggagaaggaagcaCCTGGAGGAGCCGATCAGTCTGGGCGCCTGCTCCCTCGCCAACACCTGGCCTCTCGCGGAGGGCGAGAGagaggagctcgtcctgggcTCTGACCCAGAACCGCTCTATCTGGGAGCCTACTCCCTAGCGAGGCTCTGGGCTCCCAGCGACGACGACGAGGAGGATGAGCCCTTCACGTTCCCTGTGCTGGACCCTATCCCCCCGGAGCAGCTACCGCCCCTGGACCGGTACAGTTACCGGCCCGAACGACTGGCAAATTGGGGAGGTTTTAGGGCTGTAAGGGACTCGATCCCCCGAGTGCCCCGGGTCCCGAAGAGGATCGCACCCGTCTCCCCCTCCCAGGACTTGCCAGTTCTGCCTGCGCTGTCAGCGCAGCTCCCGCCTCTGCAACCTGCGCAGCCGGAGCAGCCATCACCGCTGTCCGCTACGTCTGCGCAGCTTCCTCCACCTGCGGCTTGCCagtccgagcagccgccgctgcctgcggaccccACTCCCGTGCAgctgccgctgcctgcggaccccgatcccgtgcagccgccactgcCTGCGGAGACCACACCCACGCCCAAGGCGCCCTCTCTGCCGCTCctacagcctgcagctcccgggcaggcgcccccccctgcagcaacctgcagctcccgggcaggcgccccttcCACTGCCTGCCCTAGTGACTTTGCCCCCAGTGACTGCTCTGTCCTCGCCCCGTCATCCTTGACCCCGATCGAGGGCCGttttgtctgtgtcccgcaagggaaggggacacagacgtcggactggggtcccacccgccctgccccctggctcgccctccctcgcctgcgctag